In Thunnus thynnus chromosome 20, fThuThy2.1, whole genome shotgun sequence, a single window of DNA contains:
- the snf8 gene encoding vacuolar-sorting protein SNF8 encodes MHRRGVGAGAIAKKKLAEAKYKERGTVLAEDQIVQMSKQLETFKSHLEEFASKHKQEIRKNPQFRVQFQEMCATIGVDPLASGKGFWSEMLGVGDFYYELGVQIIEVCLALKHRNGGLITLDELHQRVLKGRGKYAQDVSQDDLMRAIKKLKVMGSGFGMIPVGGSYLVQSVPAELNMDHTVVLQLAEKKGYVTVSEIKEGLKWEKERACHVLDHLLKEGLAWLDSQAAGEAQYWLPALFSELTSRDVTPEEANQMTP; translated from the exons ATGCATCGGAGAGGTGTCGGTGCGGGAGCTATTGCCAAAAAGAAGCTGGCAGAG GCCAAATATAAAGAAAGAGGAACTGTTCTTGCAGAGGACCAGATAGTTcag ATGTCCAAGCAGTTGGAGACCTTCAAGTCTCACCTGGAGGAGTTCGccagcaaacacaaacaggaaatccgcaagaATCCACAGTTCAGGGTCCAGTTCCAGGAAATGTGTGCCACCATCGGAGTTGACCCGCTCGCCT CTGGAAAAGGtttttggtctgagatgctcGGAGTCGGTGACTTCTATTATGAGCTTGGTGTGCAGATTATTGAAGTGTGTCTGGCACTCAAACACAGAAATGGAG GGCTCATTACTTTGGATGAACTCCATCAGAGAGTACTGAAAGGAAGGGGGAAATACGCTCAGGATGTGAGCCA AGATGACTTGATGAGAGCCATAAAGAAACTGAAGGTCATGGGAAGCGGTTTTGGGATGATTCCTGTCGGTGGTTCTTACCTGGTGCAGTCGGTCCCAGCAGAGCTCAACATGGATCACACTGTAGTCCTGCAGCTGGCTGAG aaGAAGGGCTACGTCACTGTGAGTGAGATCAAGGAGGGTCTGAAATGGGAGAAGGAGCGAGCTTGTCACGTCCTG GATCACTTGCTGAAAGAGGGCTTGGCTTGGTTAGACTCTCAAGCTGCCGGAGAAGCTCAGTACTGGCTGCCAGCTCTCTTCTCTGAGCTGACCTCCCGTGATGTCACACCAGAGGAGGCCAATCAGATGACACCTTAA
- the gip gene encoding gastric inhibitory polypeptide, which translates to MKVVLFELLVICLLGALHARAKTEPEEMGLDEEEQHLARRYAESTIASEMSKIMDSMVQKNFVDFLLNQKQKKSKPAAVEEDAEERQYNDLLKLSLHERQRRNI; encoded by the exons ATGAAGGTAGTGCTGTTTGAACTTTTGGTCATCTGCCTGCTTGGAGCTCTGCATGCACGAGCAAAGACTGAACCTGAAGAGATGGG TCTCGATGAAGaggagcagcacttggcgagaAGATACGCTGAGTCGACCATTGCCAGCGAGATGAGCAAAATCATGGATTCAATGGTGCAGAAAAACTTTGTCGACTTCTTGCTCaaccagaaacagaaaaaaagcaa GCCTGCTGCTGTGGAGGAAGATGCAGAGGAGCGTCAGTACAACGACCTGCTGAAGCTCAGTCTGCAcgagaggcagaggagaaacATCTAG